The Piliocolobus tephrosceles isolate RC106 unplaced genomic scaffold, ASM277652v3 unscaffolded_33910, whole genome shotgun sequence genome segment acccagtacctcagttgaaaatgcaaaaatcacctgccttctgtgtcactcacgctgggagctggaggctggagttgtTCCTGTTGGGCCATCTTGGGCCCCccccttcttatttttttttttctgagacagagtcttgctctgtcacccaggctggagtacaatggcgtgatctcggctcactgcatcctctgtctccttgattagagtggttctcttgcctcagcctccagagtagctgggactacagggatatgccaccacacccagctaattttttgtatttttagtaaagatggggtttcactgtgttagccaggatggtctcgatctcctgaacttttGATCTGCCCATCGcagactcccaaagtgcggggattacagacatgagccaacatgcccggcaGAAGGAATAAGTTTTTCAAAGTCCTCAGGAAAGCTTAAATTTTATCACTGGgaacaaatacttattttctttgaagtgACAACCtctcacttcatttatttttgagaatgaaagttgtactttttttttagaccgagtctcactctgtcacttggctggagtgcattggcatcatctcagctcaagcaatcctctcacatcagactcccctgtagctgggaccacagatgtgtggcaccacaccaggctaattcttttttgcatttttggtagtgacagggttttgttatgttgcctaggttggtctcaaactcctgcaggagctcaagccatctgcctgctttcacctcccaaagtgctgagattttacaggcgtgagccactgcgctgacccagttgtacttttaaataaaaatgatgttctGTGAAAAAAGTGATTGTTCAGTTCACAATTAAATcactaattcttaaaaaaaacaaaacaaaacaaaactgtactGCAGTCAGCAGAAATCCTTCTTATTAACTTTCCACTTATTCAGAATATTAAAGAGACATGTCAAAGTTTAACAACAGCATTAATTTTTACTGCTTCATTAAAGACATTCTTAAATAAGTCAGGCTGTCTTTTTTAAAGGTAGGGGACTGTAAAGAATAGAATGACTACTAATGTGATTGGTACCACTGCCTTGATTTATGCTGAGAAACCAGCAGTTTTACTCACTTTTGCTTTTATACAATCATGGCAAGTGTCAACGAAAAAGCAGGTAATGACTTTGTATTccttttacagatttttaaattttttattcagcTTTCTGAGGTATGATTCAGtacagtgttggccaggcacagtggctcaggcctgtaattccagcactttgggaggccgaggcgagtggatcacctgaggtcaggacttcaggaccagcctggccaacatagtgaaaccacatctctactgaaaatacaaaaattagccgggcgtggtggtgggtgcctgtaatcccagctactcaggaggctgaggtgggagaatcacttgaacccgggaagcggaggttgccatgaaccgagattgtgccattgcactccggcctgggcaacaagagtgaaactcggtctcaaaaaagcaaaacaaaacaaaacaaaaacaggattgACCTCTTAGCCCTTCTGGAAAGGGTCTTGGGGATCCCAAGAGGTCCACAGAGCACATTTGGGGAACCACTGGTTTGTCACGTGGGCACAATGCATTGGTTTTACAAAGTTTAAAGTTCATCAAAGACTGGCCTCTTAAAAAGGCAGGTGAGTTTTTaattcaaacaacagaaaatacataaatacatcaCGAGAGTATACTGCAGAGAACTAAAGAGAAAGGAAGCTAGGAAATCTGAatcacatttacatttattaaagtCATCACTACTGCTTTGTAAAACATTCTTGTGTTTCAGTGTGTGGTTAGAAGAGTGAAAATATATTTGGTTTGTTGCCACTGCCTGTTAGGGAGAGTCAATACTTATGGGCATTTCTGACTGGTTATCATATAAAAGACTTCACAGTACAGGACACGAAGTCCTCAGAAAGAAGAAGTCAGGAAACCCTCTGCAAGTCAGGATCCAGGAGAAAAATTTGTAAAAACTGCTTCGGTAAAGTAAACAGCAAAGCACACAGGAGGCAGTATTTTACTAAACATATATTATACTGATATATTAACAGTTTTTGAAGTAATGCACActcttattttatagagatgCAGATGGATCTTTGAGCATATTTGATGAACAGTTATACTCATTTACAGTAAGTGGCGCTTTTATTAAGATTGTATTTTCATCATACACTTGTATCTGTTTCATGCTGAAGTCAAAggcatctttttttaaatcttccccATTTCATGTTATATTTAGTCATCTTAAGTGCTGTAAAAAGAATGTGCTGGAATAAGAACTGATCTACACCTCTGTTTAGTTAGTGAGCTAGTATGAGTAAATATAGTAtccaaataacagaaaatgtatcttttttttttttttgagactgagtctctttctgtagcccaggatggaaGTGCAAtcgcacaatcttggctcactgcaggctctgtctcccaggtccctgttcaatcaattctcctgcctcagtctccctagtagctgggattacaggcatgcgccactgtgcccagctaattattattattattttttttagtaaagacagggtttcaccatgttggccaggatagtcttgaactcctgacctcgtgatccacccacctcggcctgcctaagtgctgggattacaggtgtgagccactgtgcctggcccagaaaatgtatctttttaaaaggtaattgtGAGCTGTCTATAGGACCCAAGTCACTACCCAATTCTTGAAGCCATTCCTCCTTCTGTTCCACACAGGTTTCCACCATGCACATTACGCAGACAAGAAATGGAGGTGGGAATTTAAATAACTATTCCTCGTCCATTCCATCGACTCCCAGCACCAGCCAGGAGGACCTTCAGGTCAATGTTCCTCCCTCTGCCAACACACCCACGCCCGTTCGCAAGCAGTCCAAGCGCTGGTCCAAGCTGTTTACATCTGAGAAAGGGAGTGACCCAGACAAAGAGAACAAAGCCTGGGAGAGTCATGCTGACACCATCGGGAGCGGCAGAGCCATCCCCATTAAACAGGGCATGCTCTTAAAGCTAAGTGGGAAATggctgaagaaatggaaaaagaaatatgtcaCCCTCTGTGACAATGGCGTCCTCACCTATTATTCAAGCTTAGGTGATTATATGAAGAATATTCACAAAAAAGAGATTGACCTTCGAACATCTACCATCAAAGTCTCAGGAAAGAGGCCACCCCTAAGCACACTGGCCTGCGTGCCCATTTCCAGCTCTAAAGGCAATGCGCTATCCACGGACATGAACAGTCTGTGTACCTCAGCCAATTCAGACACCGGACTTGATGACTCCATATGCTCCAGCCCCAATATCTCCAGCACCACCAGCCCCAAGCTCAAC includes the following:
- the LOC113222716 gene encoding arf-GAP with GTPase, ANK repeat and PH domain-containing protein 11-like, translating into DADGSLSIFDEQLYSFTVSTMHITQTRNGGGNLNNYSSSIPSTPSTSQEDLQVNVPPSANTPTPVRKQSKRWSKLFTSEKGSDPDKENKAWESHADTIGSGRAIPIKQGMLLKLSGKWLKKWKKKYVTLCDNGVLTYYSSLGDYMKNIHKKEIDLRTSTIKVSGKRPPLSTLACVPISSSKGNALSTDMNSLCTSANSDTGLDDSICSSPNISSTTSPKLNPPPSSHANKKKHQRKKSTNKLKDNGLPGTAEEQDENFIIVSLTGQTWHFEAITYEERDAWVQAIESQIVASLQSCESSKSRFRLL